A stretch of Gemmatimonadota bacterium DNA encodes these proteins:
- a CDS encoding aminopeptidase P family protein: MLTPASLPALQSALVEAGLDGWLLYDFRGLNPVAGSLLGFHGMVTRRIFCWLPATGTPVAITHAIEQGPWADWPTEWQKVVYSSWEVFEASLPPLVRGKRIAMEYSAGDAVPVVDRVPAGVLEMVRGAGAEVVTSAELVTRFFAVWSEAEIASHRRNAEQLREIALEAFARIGKSVRAGSPLREHEVAAQIREAFVARGLEADHGPIVCASENGANPHYEPSEASPRAFREGDVVLIDLFATAPGGRGMWADQTWMASIGAPSARAVEVWTAIRDARDAAIALLDRKLAAGEAVRGGEADDAARAVVVARGFGPYFTHRTGHSIDARGLHGMGPNIDNLETRETRELVPGVGFSIEPGIYLAGEIGMRTEVNGYVDRGGRLVITPAEIQRDLIVV; the protein is encoded by the coding sequence ATGCTCACCCCCGCGAGCCTTCCCGCCCTCCAGTCCGCCCTCGTCGAAGCCGGCCTCGACGGCTGGCTCCTGTACGATTTCCGTGGATTGAACCCCGTCGCCGGTTCGCTCCTCGGCTTCCACGGGATGGTCACCCGTCGGATCTTCTGCTGGCTCCCTGCGACCGGTACGCCGGTGGCGATCACGCACGCGATCGAGCAGGGGCCCTGGGCCGACTGGCCGACCGAGTGGCAGAAGGTGGTCTACAGCTCGTGGGAGGTCTTCGAGGCGTCGCTGCCGCCGCTCGTGCGGGGGAAGCGGATCGCGATGGAGTATTCGGCAGGGGATGCGGTGCCGGTCGTCGACCGCGTCCCCGCGGGCGTGCTCGAGATGGTACGGGGGGCCGGCGCCGAGGTGGTGACGAGCGCTGAGCTCGTCACGCGGTTCTTCGCGGTCTGGAGCGAGGCGGAGATCGCCTCGCATCGCCGGAACGCGGAGCAGCTTCGCGAGATCGCCCTCGAGGCGTTCGCGCGGATCGGGAAGTCCGTGCGTGCCGGGTCTCCGCTGCGGGAGCACGAGGTCGCGGCACAGATCCGCGAGGCCTTCGTCGCGCGCGGGCTCGAGGCGGATCATGGCCCGATCGTCTGCGCCTCGGAGAACGGGGCCAACCCGCACTACGAGCCGTCGGAAGCGTCCCCACGGGCCTTCCGCGAGGGCGACGTGGTCCTGATCGACCTCTTCGCGACCGCGCCAGGAGGGAGGGGGATGTGGGCGGATCAGACGTGGATGGCGAGCATCGGCGCGCCGTCGGCGCGCGCCGTCGAGGTCTGGACCGCCATCCGCGACGCGCGCGACGCGGCGATCGCGCTGCTCGATCGCAAGCTCGCGGCGGGCGAGGCGGTGCGCGGGGGTGAGGCGGACGACGCGGCGCGCGCCGTGGTCGTTGCGCGCGGCTTCGGGCCGTACTTCACGCACCGGACGGGCCACAGCATCGACGCTCGCGGCCTCCACGGCATGGGCCCCAACATCGACAACCTCGAGACGCGCGAGACGCGAGAGCTCGTCCCGGGAGTCGGCTTCTCCATCGAGCCGGGGATCTATCTCGCCGGGGAGATCGGGATGCGCACCGAGGTGAACGGCTACGTCGATCGCGGCGGACGCCTCGTCATCACACCCGCCGAGATCCAGCGCGACCTGATCGTCGTGTAG